A window from Calliopsis andreniformis isolate RMS-2024a chromosome 5, iyCalAndr_principal, whole genome shotgun sequence encodes these proteins:
- the LOC143179601 gene encoding LOW QUALITY PROTEIN: uncharacterized protein LOC143179601 (The sequence of the model RefSeq protein was modified relative to this genomic sequence to represent the inferred CDS: substituted 1 base at 1 genomic stop codon): protein MSSSSTESCYSRAVIRKRASVLCSTPVQHGRATNRLSSISLSAVDPSSSSSTQAKLQLNKTKTVENYVKKKQGTKRQKREAKLKRKKRFKALVPSDSDWETKSEQSVHEEVNSEELIQQNTSAPGYSVLFKDTYGSPERIREAVYSRSEYRLESPVIGLRQREIESPKEIDCRDGLLPFKDLSNLRTRLYDEEDIEEELILKRQSTVRTYSNKKQSEQPRIKVNVKNIEKHRAYPMFDRITMADLLWDKFVKDNYEKVKKYLAPEXNSRAVFTYM from the exons ATGTCTTCCTCGTCCACTGAATCGTGCTACAGCCGCGCTGTGATACGCAAACGTGCTTCCGTTCTTTGCAGCACGCCCGTGCAACATGGAAGAGCCACTAATAGATTGAGCAGCATAAGTCTGTCTGCTGTGGACCCAAGCTCTTCTTCATCTACGCAGGCTAAGCTTCAACTGAATAAGACAAAAACGGTAGAGAACTACGTGAAGAAGAAACAGGGGACAAAAAGGCAGAAACGGGAAGCGAAActgaaaaggaagaaaagaTTCAAAGCGCTGGTACCTTCTGATAGCGATTGGGAAACTAAATCAGAACAGTCGGTCCACGAGGAAGTCAATTCCGAAGAATTGATCCAACAAAATACTTCCGCCCCAGGGTACAGTGTCCTGTTCAAGGACACTTATGGATCTCCAGAACGTATTCGAGAAGCGGTATATTCGAGGAGCGAGTATCGTTTGGAATCACCGGTGATTGGATTGCGGCAAAGAGAAATTGAAAGTCCTAAAGAAATTGATTGTAGGGATGGACTTTTGCCTTTCAAGGATTTATCGAATCTTCGTACAAGACTCTATGACGAGGAAGACATCGAAGAGGAgttgattttaa AAAGACAAAGCACGGTTCGTACATATTCTAATAAGAAGCAATCAGAACAACCCAGAATCAAAGTGAACGTGAAAAACATTGAAAAACATAGGGCTTATCCTATGTTTGATCGGATCACTATGGCTGATTTACTTTGGGACAAGTTCGTAAAGGACAATTACGAAAAAGTTAAGAAGTATCTTGCACCAGAATGAAATTCTCGAGCAGTATTTACATACATGTAA